The sequence below is a genomic window from Zetaproteobacteria bacterium.
CCGGCGGAAGTGGCGGGTGAAGCTCTGCTGTCCGAAGAGGTAACCGGGCATGAGGAAGTCGAACTGGGTCCAGAGCTCGCCCAGGTGGTTCTCCAGCGGAGTGCCGGTGAGGCAGAGGCGGTGTCTGGCGTCGATGGTCCGTACGATCTGCGCCGCCTTGGAGCGGGGATTCTTCACCTGCTGGGCCTCGTCGAGGATCAGCAGATGGTAGCGGAAGGCGCAGATCGCCTCCCGGTCGCGCGGCAGGAGCGGATAGGTGGTCAGCACCAGATCGTGGTCGCCGATGCGGTCGAACGCCTCTTTCCGGTTCGGTCCATGCAGCACCAGCACCGACAGGTCGGGGGTGAAACGGGCCGCCTCCGCTTTCCAGTTGTGCATCAGGCTTGTCGGCGCCACCACCAGCGCGGGGAGGTCCAGCCTCCCCTCCTCCTTCTCCAGCAGGATGTGGGCCAGGGTCTGCACCGTCTTTCCCAGCCCCATGTCGTCGGCCAGGATCCCGCCGAGACCGAGCTGGCGCAGGAACTGCAGCCAGTTCAACCCCTCGATCTGATATTCGCGCAGGGTGGCGCGCAGCCCCTGCGGCACCACCGCCGCCGGGATGGCGTCGCTTTCGGTCAACCGGCGCATCTGCTCCAGCCACTCGTCGTTCTGCTGGAAGCGGACGTCGGGCCTCTGCTCCAGCGCCCTGCCCAACGCCACCCACTGGGTGGCGGGAACCGTCTCGTGGCCGGTGAAGAGATCGACCAGGTGGCGCAGCATGCTCTGCAGGATTCCGGTGGGGATGGCCAGCCAGCGGCCGCCGGGCAATGGCAGGTGGATCTTCTTCTGCCGGGTCAACCCCTCGATCGCCTCGTCGGTCAGGTATTCCGGGTTCTCGTGCAGCCAGCCGGAGACCGCTTCGATCAGGTCGAGCTGCTCCCGGCTGTCGGTCGAGGCGGTCAGCGTGGCGCGGCCGCTGACCCCTTCCCCTTCGATGGCGAAGTGCCAGTCGGTCACCTCCATCGCCCGGAAACGGAAGCTCTCCTCGATCTCCACCACGAATCCCTGCGCACGCAGTTGCGGCACGCAGTCGGTGACGAAGCCGAACCATTGCTCGTCGGAGATGGCGACCCACTCGGGGATACGCTGTCTGCGCTGGTGGGGATCGACCGGCATGTGGCTGAGGCCAAAACGGACCAGCAGCGAGCGGCAACGCAGCTCTTCGCCGCGGTCGCGCTCGGCACGGACCAGCAGCTCCCCCTCCTGCCAGGTGAGCAGTCGCTCTTCGCTGTCGCTGTGGACCAGATGTCCCTCGTAGTCGAAGAAGAACTCCGCGCCGGTGAGCGGGCGGTTTCCGGTGGCCGGGGAGGCGGGCAGGGTGTAGAGGCGCAGCAGCGGCGTGGGGGTGACCATCCGCTGTTCCACCGGGACCGGTTCGGGCTGCGGGATCCCCTCGGGCAGCACCGCGCGCAGCCGGGTGATGCTCTCCTCCTGCCGTTCCACGGAGATCTGCGGAAGCTGCAGCAGATCGGCTGCGCGTTCGGCCATCGGGCAGGCCACCGGGCCGCAGCGGTGGGCTTCCGCATCGATGTACCATGGCGGGGTGAGCGGCAGCAGCGGCGGGAACTCCTCTCCCACCTGCAGGGTCAGTCTCTGGTTGCCGGCCTGGTCGCGCCGCCAGCACCATAACCCCTTGCGCTCTTCACCGGCGGCGAGCGCCGGCCGGTTGTGGTCGAGATAGTGGCAGCGACCGGTAGCGATCGCCGCCTCGAGCAGGGCGGCCGCGGCGCTGCCGGTGAGCGGAACATGGTGGTCGAGCGGCTTCTCGCGCAGATCGATGATGCGCTGCGCCAGCTCGATGTCGACGGCCAGCGCGAAGTTGGGACGGGCCGCGATCACCCGATCGGGCGGAAAGCGGTTGAGCATGCCATATCCGCCGCCGTCGCGCTGTTGGGTGGCGCGCAAGTGGAGCAGGGGGCGCCCCTCCTCGTCGGGGCGGATCAGGTAGATCAAACGCTGGCGTATCCCCGGTGCGTAGAGGTTTTCATCGGCCATCGCCCGGGCATCGCCCCGGTCGAGGCGGTTCAGCCAGCGGCCGAAGGGATCCTCGGTTCGTGTCGGTGCATCCTCGTGCCGCTGCTCCTGCTCCGCCCGCAACCGGTAGAGGAGGGCGGCGACATGGGGGCAGTTGAAACCTACGGTGCAACTGCAGTCTCCCTGGATCGCCTCGCGGCCGAAGTGGACCGTCACCTCGGCCGTCTCCTCTCCCTCCCCCTCCAGGACGGCGCCGCGCAGCAGTCGGGGATGGACCAGGTCGTAGTGGAGGATGGCGCCCGCCTCGAACAGCCGCTTGCCCCGCCGCAGGTAGGCGGCGTTGAGGTGACGGCGCAACAACGGCACGGTGATGGTCGGCGTGGTCAACCTTGATGGACTCGCAAAAAGCCCGTCCGTGGGCTTTTTGCTCGACGGGGATCGAAGAGCGCGGTCTTCGATCCCCTTACAAATCCGTCGGTTGCATGCGCAACCTCCAGATTTGCTCGGCCGTCCTGGCCGCGGCTGCCGGCTTCTTGCGAAGCCGTCAACCTTGATGGACTCGCAAAAAGCCCGTCCGTGGGCTTTTTGCTCGACGGACCACAAATCCTCCAATTGCCGGCGATACCATCATCGCTGGCGCCTGCGCCGGCGGAAGAAGTCGGTCAACAGCGCGCCGCAGGCCGCCGCCTCCACGCCGCGGGTGAGCTGGGGTCGGTGGTTGAGCCGCCGGTCGGCGAGCGTCTGGTAGAGGGAGCCGGCCGCCCCCCCCTTGGGGTCGTCGGCGCCGATCACCACCCGGGCGATGCGGGCGTGGAGGATCGCCCCGCAACACATCAGGCAGGGCTCGAGGGTGACGGCCAGGACGGCGCCGACCAGGCGGTAGTTGCCCTGCGCACGGCAGGCGGCGCGGATGGCGCGGATCTCGGCGTGGGCGGTGGCATCGCAGGTGGTGATCGGCGCATTGTGTGCCGTGAAGAGGGAGCCGTCGCTGCAGAGCAGAGCGGCGCCGACCGGAACCTCGCCCACCGTCTCGGCACGCGCGGCTTCGGCCAACGCCTGTTGCATCAGCGCCCGCTCCTCCATCAGCGACCCACCCGACGGAGGATCAGCGCGGCAGGATGGTCGAGCCGGTGAGGTATTCGTCGACGGCGGCGGCGCAGCCGCGTCCTTCGGCGATTGCGCGCACCACCAGGGATTGGCCGATGTGCATGTCTCCGGCGGTGAAGAGCTTGTCGATGTTGGTACGGAAGCGCTCGTCCGCCGCCACGTTGCCGCGGGGATCGAGCGCCACGCCCAGCTCCTCGAGCATTCCCCCATGCACCGGATGGAGAAAGCCCATGGCCAACAGTACCAGATCGGCATCGAGCCGGAACAGGCTGCCCGGGATCTCCTCCATCCGCCAGCGCCCCCCTTCGTTGTGCCAGGCGACCCGGACACACTCGACCGCCGCCACCCGGCCGTTGCCGTCGTCGATCAGCCGTTTGGTCGAGACCGAAAAGAGGCGCGTGCACCCCTCTTCCTGCGAGGTGGAGGTGCGCAGCTTGTTGGGCCAGTCGGGCCAGGTGCGCAGCTTGTCCGGCTCCTTCGGCGGCTCGGGCAGGATCTCCAGTTGGGTGATCGAGGCGGCGCCGTGGCGGTTGCTGGTGCCGATGCAGTCGCTGCCCGTGTCGCCGCCGCCGATCACCACCACATGCTTGTCCGCAGCCGAGATCCGCTCCTCCTCGGGGATGGCATCGCCGGCGAGGATCCTGGTCTGCTGGGTGAGCAGCTCCAGCGCGAAATGGACCCCTTTGAGGTTGCGCCCGGGCACATCGAGGTCGCGCGGCTGACCGGCGCCGCCGGCCAGCACCACGGCATCGAAGTCGCGCAGCAGGTCGCCGGCCGGAAAATCGACGCCGACATGGGCGTTGACCCGGAAATCGACCCCTTCGGCCCGCATCTGGGAGAGCCGGCGGTCGATGAAGCGCTTCTCGAACTTGAAGTTGGGGATGCCGTAGCGCATCAGTCCGCCGATGCGGTCGGCCTTCTCGAAGACCACCACCTCGTGCGCCGCACGGGCCAACTGCTGGGCGCAGGCCAGCCCCGCCGGGCCGGAGCCGACGATCGCCACCCGCTTGCCGCTCTTCTTCTCCACCACCTCGGGGATGATCCACCCCTCGCGCCAGCCCCGCTCGGCGATGGCCAGCTCGATGTTCTTGATCGACACCGGCTTGTCGATCAGGTTGACGGTGCAGGCCTCCTCGCACGGCGCCGGGCAGATCCGGCCGGTGAATTCCGGGAAGTTGTTGGTGGCGTGCAGGGCGTCGAGCGCGCGGCGCCAGTCCTCCCGGTAGACCAGGTCGTTCCAGTCGGGAATCAGGTTGTGGATCGGACAGCCGTTGTGGCAGAAGGGGATGCCGCAGTCCATGCAGCGGGCCCCCTGGGTGGAGAGGTCCTCCGGCAGGCGGAAGAACTCGTTGTAGTGGGTGATGCGGTCGGCGACCGGTGCGTAGGAGAGATCCTCGCGGGCATACTCCTTGAATCCGGTGGGCTTACCCATGGGCGACCTCCATTGCTTCCCGCCGTTGCGCCTCCTCGATCTCCCGCAGCGCCCGGCGGTAGTCGACCGGCATCACCTTGACGAAGCGGCGGCAGGCGTTGCCCCAGTCCTCCAGCAGCCGGGCGGCTACCGTCGATCCGGTGAAGCGGAGGTGGCGACGGATCAGCTCCTGCAGGATGCGCTGGTCGTTCTGATCGAGCGAGTGGCGGATGTCGACCCGGCCGGCCGTCTCCAGGTCGGGGCCCTGATGGTCGAGCTCCTCGAGTGCGTCGGCCTCGGCGCGAATCGGTTCGAGCTCCACCTGGGCCATGTTGCAGCGGTCGGCGAACCGGTCGTCCGGGTCGTAGACGTAGGCGATCCCGCCGCTCATGCCGGCGGCGAAGTTGCGCCCGGTCGGGCCGAGCACCACCACGGTGCCGCCGGTCATGTACTCGCAGCCGTGGTCGCCCACCCCCTCCACCACGGCGACGGCACCGGAGTTGCGCACCGCGAAGCGCTCGGCGGCGATGCCGCGGAAGTAGCACTCGCCGGCGATGGCACCGAAGAGCACGGTGTTGCCGACGATGATGTTCTCCTCGGCGATGATCCGGCTCTGTTCGGGTGGGTAGATGATGATGCGGCCGCCGGAGAGCCCCTTGCCGACATAGTCGTTGCCCTCGCCGGCCAGCTCCAGCGTCACCCCGCGGGCCAGCCAGGCTCCGAACGACTGGCCGCTGGTGCCGGTGCAGCGGATGTGGATGGTGTCGTCGGGCAGCCCCTCCAGGCCGTAGCGCCGGGCGATCTCACCGGAGAGCATGGCGCCGAAGGTGCGGTGGGTGTTGCGGATGGCGAAGTCGATCTCCACCCGCTCGCCCCGTTCGATGGCCGGGGCGGCCTGCGCGATCAGCGCGCGGTCGGCCACCGACTCCAATCCGTGCTCCTGCCGCGCGCAGTGGTAGGGGGCGCACTCCCCCTCGACCCGATGGAAGATGGGTGAGAGATCGAGCCCTTCCGCCTTCCAGTAGGCGATGGCCCGGTTGGTGTCCAGCCGGTCGACCCGGCCGATCATCTCATCGAAGGTGCGGAAGCCGAGCTCGGCCATCAGCTCGCGCACCTCTCGGGCGACGAAGCGGAAGTAGTTGACCACATCCTCGGGCCTGCCGACGAAGTTGCGCCGCAGTTCCGGATCCTGGGTGGCCACCCCCACCGGGCAGGTGTTGAGGTGGCATTTGCGCATCATGATGCACCCCTCGGCGACCAGCGCGATGGTGCCGAAGGCGACCTCGTCGGCGCCGAGCAGGGCGGCGATGACCACATCACGCCCGGTGCGGATCTGGCCGTCGGCCTGCAGGATGGTGCGGTCGCGCAGACGGTTGCGCACCAGGGTTTGCTGGGTCTCGGCCAGGCCCAGCTCCCAGGGGGCGCCGGCATGCTTGATCGAGGTGAGCGGGCTGGCACCGGTGCCGCCGTCATGGCCGGCGATCACCACATGGTCGGCATGCGCCTTGACCACTCCGGCGGCGATGGTCCCCACCCCTACCTCGCTGACCAGCTTGACACTGATCTCCGCATCGGGATTGACGTTCTTCAGGTCGAAGATCAGTTGGGCCAGATCCTCGATCGAGTAGATGTCGTGGTGCGGCGGGGGGGAGATCAGTCCGACGCCGGGGGTGGAGTGGCGTACCCGCCCGATGCGCCGGTCGACCTTGTGGCCGGGCAGTTGCCCCCCCTCGCCCGGCTTGGCCCCCTGGGCCATCTTGATCTGGATCTGGTCGGCGTTGACCAGGTATTCGACGGTGACGCCGAAGCGGCCGGAGGCGACCTGTTTGATGGCGCTGCGCATGGAGTCGCCGTTGGGCAGCGGCTTGAAGCGCTCCGGCTCCTCGCCCCCTTCGC
It includes:
- a CDS encoding glutamate synthase subunit beta is translated as MGKPTGFKEYAREDLSYAPVADRITHYNEFFRLPEDLSTQGARCMDCGIPFCHNGCPIHNLIPDWNDLVYREDWRRALDALHATNNFPEFTGRICPAPCEEACTVNLIDKPVSIKNIELAIAERGWREGWIIPEVVEKKSGKRVAIVGSGPAGLACAQQLARAAHEVVVFEKADRIGGLMRYGIPNFKFEKRFIDRRLSQMRAEGVDFRVNAHVGVDFPAGDLLRDFDAVVLAGGAGQPRDLDVPGRNLKGVHFALELLTQQTRILAGDAIPEEERISAADKHVVVIGGGDTGSDCIGTSNRHGAASITQLEILPEPPKEPDKLRTWPDWPNKLRTSTSQEEGCTRLFSVSTKRLIDDGNGRVAAVECVRVAWHNEGGRWRMEEIPGSLFRLDADLVLLAMGFLHPVHGGMLEELGVALDPRGNVAADERFRTNIDKLFTAGDMHIGQSLVVRAIAEGRGCAAAVDEYLTGSTILPR
- a CDS encoding DEAD/DEAH box helicase is translated as MTTPTITVPLLRRHLNAAYLRRGKRLFEAGAILHYDLVHPRLLRGAVLEGEGEETAEVTVHFGREAIQGDCSCTVGFNCPHVAALLYRLRAEQEQRHEDAPTRTEDPFGRWLNRLDRGDARAMADENLYAPGIRQRLIYLIRPDEEGRPLLHLRATQQRDGGGYGMLNRFPPDRVIAARPNFALAVDIELAQRIIDLREKPLDHHVPLTGSAAAALLEAAIATGRCHYLDHNRPALAAGEERKGLWCWRRDQAGNQRLTLQVGEEFPPLLPLTPPWYIDAEAHRCGPVACPMAERAADLLQLPQISVERQEESITRLRAVLPEGIPQPEPVPVEQRMVTPTPLLRLYTLPASPATGNRPLTGAEFFFDYEGHLVHSDSEERLLTWQEGELLVRAERDRGEELRCRSLLVRFGLSHMPVDPHQRRQRIPEWVAISDEQWFGFVTDCVPQLRAQGFVVEIEESFRFRAMEVTDWHFAIEGEGVSGRATLTASTDSREQLDLIEAVSGWLHENPEYLTDEAIEGLTRQKKIHLPLPGGRWLAIPTGILQSMLRHLVDLFTGHETVPATQWVALGRALEQRPDVRFQQNDEWLEQMRRLTESDAIPAAVVPQGLRATLREYQIEGLNWLQFLRQLGLGGILADDMGLGKTVQTLAHILLEKEEGRLDLPALVVAPTSLMHNWKAEAARFTPDLSVLVLHGPNRKEAFDRIGDHDLVLTTYPLLPRDREAICAFRYHLLILDEAQQVKNPRSKAAQIVRTIDARHRLCLTGTPLENHLGELWTQFDFLMPGYLFGQQSFTRHFRRPIEQEGSQLRREQLNLRIRPFMLRRAKSDVVRELPPKTEIVRCVTMEEQQQRLYESVRLSMEQKVRESLAAVGLGRSRMVVLDALLRMRQVCCDPRLLRLRQDPPPPSAKMELLCDMLPEMVSEGRRILLFSQFTKMLRLIEEACRSLGIPYSKLTGNTRDRITPIERFQQGKVPLFLISLKAGGTGLNLTAADTVIHYDPWWNPAVEDQASDRAHRIGQEKAVFVYKLITAGTVEERILEMQARKRQLAEGIHDATRGKQPLWSEAELESLFAPIR
- a CDS encoding nucleoside deaminase translates to MMEERALMQQALAEAARAETVGEVPVGAALLCSDGSLFTAHNAPITTCDATAHAEIRAIRAACRAQGNYRLVGAVLAVTLEPCLMCCGAILHARIARVVIGADDPKGGAAGSLYQTLADRRLNHRPQLTRGVEAAACGALLTDFFRRRRRQR